ACGGGCAACATTATTCGTCTTTGTGCCAATACCGGTTTTCGTCTGCATATCATTGAGCCGATGGGCTTTACCTGGGACGACAAACGCCTGCGCCGCGCCGGTCTGGATTATCACGAGTTCGCTGCCGTCCAGCGCCATCACGATTATGACGCCTTTGTCGCCGCAGAAAATCCCCAGCGCCTGTTTGCCCTCACCACGAAAGGGACGCCTGCGCACAGCGCGGTGAGCTTTCAGGATGGCGATT
The DNA window shown above is from Citrobacter farmeri and carries:
- the trmL gene encoding tRNA (uridine(34)/cytosine(34)/5-carboxymethylaminomethyluridine(34)-2'-O)-methyltransferase TrmL, which gives rise to MLNIVLFEPEIPPNTGNIIRLCANTGFRLHIIEPMGFTWDDKRLRRAGLDYHEFAAVQRHHDYDAFVAAENPQRLFALTTKGTPAHSAVSFQDGDYLMFGPETRGLPASILDALPAEQKIRIPMMPDSRSMNLSNAVSVVVYEAWRQLGYPGAVLRTL